The DNA window GGTCAAGGGCCAGGCCCAGAGTCTGCTGGTGTTGTTCACCTATGGTCTGGGCATGTTGATCGGTTCGCAAATCAGCGGTGCACTGTTCAATCGTTTGGTGACGGCGGAAGGGGCGGCAGCGCTGCCACAGTGGCAGAGTTTCTGGTGGTATCCGGCCATCGGTGCGCTGGCGATCGCGGCACTGTTCTTCTTCACCTTCAATTACCGGGAAATCCCGCAAGGGGAGCAACGCGATGACTGATTTGCGTGTGCTGGTGGTGGGCTGCGGCAATATGGGGGCTTCACATGCTGAAGCCTATCACGATATGGACGGCGTCGAGATTTGCGGCTTGGTGGCGCGCGGTGATTCGCGGCATCGGCTCAATACCCGGTTGGGGGGCGGTTACCCGGTGTTCAGTGATTTCGCCCAGGCGCTGACGGTGACGCGTCCGGATGCGGTTTGCCTGACCACCTGGCCAGATACCCATGAAGCCTACGCGTTGGCGGCGCTGGCTGCCGGTTGCCATCTGTTCATTGAAAAACCGCTCGCCACTACCCTGGTCGGTGCGGAGCGAGTGATTGCCGCCGCGCGGGCCGCCGGGCGGCAACTGGTGGTCGGCTATATTCTGCGTCACCATCCGTCATGGCAACAATTTGTCGAATTGGCCCGTGACCTGGGCAAACCGCTGGTGATGCGCATGAACCTCAATCAACAGAGTCACGGTGCGATGTGGGATGTGCACCGCAATTTGATGCAGTCGCTGTCGCCGATTGTCGACTGTGGCGTGCATTACCTTGACGTGATGTGCCAGATGACCCAGTCGGAGCCGGTCAGCGTCAGCGCCATCGGAGCACGACTGAGTGAGGAGCTGCCGCCGGAAATGTACAACTATGGCCAGTTACAGGTGCGTTTTGCCGATGGCTCCGTTGGCTGGTACGAAGCCGGCTGGGGGCCGATGATCAGCGAAACCGCCTACTTCGTCAAAGACGTGATTGGACCGCGTGGCTCAGTCTCGATCGTCGCGCGGCAGGCGGATGCGGATTCAGATAACGTCGACGGCCACACCCGTACCGACTCGTTGCGTATCCACAGCGCGGCGTTGGATAGCACTAATCAGTTTCTCCAGTCGGACCGCTGGATTGACTGTCAGGACGAACCGGACCATTTGGCGCTGTGCCTGAGCGAGCAGCGCTATTTTCTTCAGGCGATCCAGGACGGGTTGGATCTCGACCGGCATTGGCAGGATGCCCTGAACAGCCTGCGGGTGGTACTGGCGGCGGACGAAGCGGTGCGCAGCCGGCAAACAGTAATGTTAGGGAGGTCATCAGCATGAAAACCATTCAGGGGCCGGGGCTGTTTCTGGCCCAGTTTATCGGCCCGCAGGCGCCGTTTGATTCGCTGGACGGGTTGGCCGGTTGGGCCGCCGGGCTGGGGTTTAAAAGCCTGCAGATCCCGACCACGTCCCCTGCTATTTTTGATCTCAAGCGGGCGTCCCACAGTCAGGAGTATTGTGACGAGGTGCGCGCGTTGCTGGCGGGGCACGGCCTGACGATCTCCGAGTTATCCACCCATTTGCAGGGGCAACTGGTGGCGGTGCATCCGGCTTACGATCCGGCTTTTGACGGCTTTGCTCCGGTTCAGGTGCGCGGCAATTCTCAGGCCCGGCAAGCATGGGCAACGGAGCAATTGCTGATGGCAGCGCAGGCATCGCAGAGGTTGGGATTAGCCGCACACGTGACTTTTTCTGGCGCGCTGGCCTGGCCCTATTTTTACCCCTGGCCACCGCACAATGCGCTGTTGCTGGAGGAAGCCTTCGGGCAACTGGCACAGCGTTGGCGGCCGATCCTCGATGCTTTTGACGACGTCGGTGTTGACCTCTGCTATGAACTTCACCCAGGGGAGGATCTGCATGACGGTGTGACCTTTGAGCGCTTTCTACGGCAGGTTGGCAATCACCCGCGTTGCCATATCCTGTATGACCCCAGCCATCTGCATTTGCAGCAGATGGACTATCTTGGCTTTATTGATGTTTATCACCCGCGCATTCGGGCGTTTCACGTCAAGGATGCTGAATATCGGCCCAATGCTCGCAGCGGCGTGTACGGCGGTTATCAGCCGTGGCTGGAAAGACCCGGACGCTTTCGTTCACTCGGCGATGGGCAGATCGACTTCCCGGCAATTTTCAGCAAGCTGGCGCAGTACGATTTTCCCGGCTGGGCCACGCTGGAGTGGGAGTGCTGTCTGAAATCGCCGGAGGCCGGTGCGCGGGAAGGGGCTGAGTTTATCGCCCGCCATATTATTCCGGTCGCTGAGAGGGCGTTTGATGATTTT is part of the Serratia quinivorans genome and encodes:
- the iolE_2 gene encoding Inosose dehydratase, yielding MKTIQGPGLFLAQFIGPQAPFDSLDGLAGWAAGLGFKSLQIPTTSPAIFDLKRASHSQEYCDEVRALLAGHGLTISELSTHLQGQLVAVHPAYDPAFDGFAPVQVRGNSQARQAWATEQLLMAAQASQRLGLAAHVTFSGALAWPYFYPWPPHNALLLEEAFGQLAQRWRPILDAFDDVGVDLCYELHPGEDLHDGVTFERFLRQVGNHPRCHILYDPSHLHLQQMDYLGFIDVYHPRIRAFHVKDAEYRPNARSGVYGGYQPWLERPGRFRSLGDGQIDFPAIFSKLAQYDFPGWATLEWECCLKSPEAGAREGAEFIARHIIPVAERAFDDFAAVGGERKQVRQMLGMGEQP
- the iolG_2 gene encoding Inositol 2-dehydrogenase/D-chiro-inositol 3-dehydrogenase, which translates into the protein MTDLRVLVVGCGNMGASHAEAYHDMDGVEICGLVARGDSRHRLNTRLGGGYPVFSDFAQALTVTRPDAVCLTTWPDTHEAYALAALAAGCHLFIEKPLATTLVGAERVIAAARAAGRQLVVGYILRHHPSWQQFVELARDLGKPLVMRMNLNQQSHGAMWDVHRNLMQSLSPIVDCGVHYLDVMCQMTQSEPVSVSAIGARLSEELPPEMYNYGQLQVRFADGSVGWYEAGWGPMISETAYFVKDVIGPRGSVSIVARQADADSDNVDGHTRTDSLRIHSAALDSTNQFLQSDRWIDCQDEPDHLALCLSEQRYFLQAIQDGLDLDRHWQDALNSLRVVLAADEAVRSRQTVMLGRSSA